A window of the Spirochaetae bacterium HGW-Spirochaetae-1 genome harbors these coding sequences:
- the typA gene encoding translational GTPase TypA produces the protein MQKTRNIAIIAHVDHGKTTLVDAMLRQTGTFRENQHMEERIMDSNDLEKERGITIFSKNASLMYKDCKINLVDTPGHSDFGGEVQRIMKMVDSVLLLVDAFEGTMPQTKYVLKKSLEMGHCPIVVINKVDRPNSRPVQVLDMIFDLFVQLNATNKQLDFPVIYASAKHAYARYELKDTNNDVIPLFETIVNHVPQPEGDATLPFQFLTSAIAYDNYLGRLGTGRIHNGKVCRGDDIMLIKRDGKRVPSRIVKIFAYSGLKKVEIQEAEAGDIVSLAGMESIDIGDTVADRLNPEQLSSIEIDEPTISVTFLPNNSPFLGREGKYVTSTAVWTRLEKERQSNVSMIIEKNGNAETFTVKGRGELQLAILIENMRREGFEFQVSRPEVIYRELNGVTYEPMELAVIDVADEFVGVVIEMLGIRKGEMTNMVQGSDGYSRLEFKVPSRGLIGFRNEFLTETRGTGIIHHSFIDYDVYKGDIPTRTRGALVQMENGTAVAYALDNLQERGELFIYPGTEVYVGMIVGSNSRESDMDVNACKTKKLTNIRASGTDDAIKLIPPRTFSLEQALEFIDDDELLEITPKNIRMRKKILGKIDRKRAAR, from the coding sequence ATGCAAAAAACCAGAAACATCGCTATTATTGCCCATGTTGATCACGGGAAAACCACCCTCGTCGATGCCATGCTCCGCCAAACCGGTACATTCCGGGAAAACCAGCACATGGAAGAACGGATCATGGACTCCAATGACCTGGAAAAAGAGAGAGGGATCACTATTTTCTCAAAAAATGCCTCCCTCATGTACAAGGACTGCAAGATAAACCTTGTTGATACGCCGGGGCACTCCGATTTCGGCGGCGAGGTCCAGCGAATCATGAAAATGGTAGATTCCGTACTGCTCCTGGTGGACGCCTTTGAAGGCACTATGCCGCAGACGAAATATGTTCTCAAAAAGTCCCTGGAAATGGGACACTGCCCCATCGTGGTAATAAACAAGGTTGACCGCCCCAACAGCAGACCGGTACAGGTCCTTGACATGATTTTCGACCTCTTCGTGCAGCTCAATGCAACGAACAAACAGCTCGATTTTCCCGTCATATACGCATCGGCAAAACATGCCTATGCCCGATATGAACTGAAGGACACCAATAACGATGTAATTCCCCTCTTTGAAACAATTGTAAATCATGTTCCACAACCTGAAGGAGACGCTACACTTCCCTTTCAATTCCTCACGTCGGCAATCGCCTACGACAACTACCTGGGCCGCCTGGGCACCGGCAGAATCCACAACGGTAAGGTCTGCCGCGGTGATGATATCATGCTCATTAAACGCGATGGGAAACGTGTCCCCTCCCGTATAGTGAAGATATTTGCCTACTCAGGCCTTAAAAAGGTAGAGATACAGGAAGCCGAAGCCGGCGACATTGTTTCCCTGGCAGGCATGGAGAGCATTGACATCGGCGACACCGTTGCCGACCGGTTAAACCCGGAACAGTTATCATCCATCGAGATCGACGAACCAACCATCTCCGTAACTTTTCTGCCCAATAACTCCCCCTTCCTGGGGCGGGAAGGAAAATATGTTACTTCCACGGCTGTATGGACACGTCTTGAAAAAGAACGTCAGAGCAATGTGAGCATGATCATAGAAAAGAACGGTAATGCCGAAACCTTTACCGTCAAAGGGCGGGGCGAGCTGCAACTAGCCATTCTCATTGAAAACATGCGCCGCGAAGGGTTCGAATTTCAGGTTTCACGCCCCGAGGTAATATACCGGGAATTGAATGGCGTAACCTATGAGCCCATGGAGCTTGCAGTCATCGATGTGGCCGATGAGTTTGTCGGAGTGGTTATCGAAATGCTCGGCATTCGCAAAGGCGAAATGACCAACATGGTTCAGGGTAGCGATGGTTATTCGCGCCTTGAATTCAAAGTCCCGTCACGCGGACTCATCGGGTTCAGGAATGAATTTCTCACAGAGACACGTGGTACGGGTATAATACATCATAGTTTTATTGATTATGATGTATACAAGGGCGATATTCCCACACGGACCAGGGGAGCCCTGGTCCAGATGGAAAACGGCACGGCCGTGGCTTACGCCCTGGACAACCTCCAGGAACGCGGCGAGCTCTTTATTTATCCCGGCACGGAAGTGTATGTAGGCATGATCGTGGGTTCCAACAGCAGGGAAAGCGACATGGATGTGAATGCCTGTAAAACGAAAAAGCTTACCAATATCAGGGCCTCGGGAACAGATGACGCCATAAAACTGATCCCTCCCCGGACATTCAGCCTGGAACAGGCCCTGGAGTTTATCGACGACGACGAGCTCCTGGAGATCACGCCCAAGAACATACGCATGAGGAAAAAAATCCTCGGTAAAATCGACCGCAAGAGAGCAGCCCGGTAA
- a CDS encoding ATP-dependent DNA helicase, whose protein sequence is MVEIKKIFQITAFRASQEEIINRILDGKHCLVIMPTGMGKSLCYQVPALMLDDLTIVLSPLIALMKDQVDALKARGIDAAFINSSLSGRERRERYRQVVRGRYKILYVSPERFRKSDFLDSIKERKISLLALDEAHCVSQWGNDFRPDYSRIAEYRQILGNPVTAAFTATATKRVQEDIITQTGISPSLVMTFNEGVCRPNLNLQVLSVIDNNEKYDIIYERIRENRGPGIIYFNLIKSIEAFGEWLDMKKIPYLVYHGRLSAEKRKAVQQRFLASDKEIMLATNAFGMGIDKPDIRMIIHAEIPDSVESYYQEIGRAGRDGDASQCLLIYDENDLAVQMDFLHWRNPDASFIKKTYDLIKALGQQINSYTYDELQEKLVYKHAGDHRLQTVLNILDRHGITTGSMEHHNLKVEDTLHEELLSEDFLEAKLKADRMRLYDILQYVKEEGCRREYIYGYFHMPLDNCGNCDLCLGN, encoded by the coding sequence ATGGTTGAAATAAAAAAAATCTTTCAGATTACGGCCTTTCGTGCATCCCAGGAGGAGATTATCAACCGCATTCTGGACGGGAAGCACTGTCTGGTCATCATGCCCACGGGTATGGGCAAATCACTCTGCTACCAGGTTCCCGCACTGATGCTTGATGATCTTACCATTGTCCTGTCCCCGCTCATTGCCCTCATGAAAGACCAGGTTGATGCGCTGAAGGCCAGGGGAATCGACGCCGCTTTCATAAATTCATCACTGAGCGGCCGAGAGCGCCGAGAGCGTTACCGCCAGGTTGTCCGTGGCCGGTATAAAATTCTTTATGTTTCTCCCGAGCGCTTCAGAAAAAGTGATTTTCTCGATTCGATAAAAGAACGAAAGATTTCACTGCTTGCCCTGGATGAGGCTCATTGCGTCAGCCAGTGGGGAAATGATTTCCGGCCCGACTATTCCAGGATTGCCGAATACCGGCAGATACTGGGTAATCCCGTCACTGCGGCATTTACGGCAACGGCAACGAAAAGAGTGCAGGAGGATATTATCACGCAGACGGGCATTTCCCCCTCCCTGGTCATGACGTTCAATGAAGGCGTGTGCCGGCCCAACCTGAATCTCCAGGTGCTCAGCGTCATTGATAATAATGAAAAGTATGATATTATTTATGAACGGATCAGGGAAAACCGCGGTCCGGGGATTATTTATTTCAATCTCATTAAAAGCATAGAAGCTTTCGGCGAATGGCTTGATATGAAGAAGATTCCGTACCTGGTCTATCACGGCAGACTCTCCGCCGAAAAGAGGAAGGCGGTTCAGCAGCGGTTCCTCGCTTCTGACAAGGAGATCATGCTGGCAACGAACGCCTTTGGTATGGGCATAGACAAGCCCGACATCCGCATGATCATTCATGCCGAAATCCCCGATTCCGTCGAATCATATTACCAGGAAATCGGCCGAGCCGGCAGGGACGGCGACGCTTCGCAATGCCTGCTCATCTACGATGAGAATGACCTGGCAGTGCAGATGGACTTCCTGCACTGGCGTAATCCCGACGCCTCATTTATAAAAAAAACCTATGATCTCATCAAAGCCCTGGGGCAACAGATAAACAGCTATACCTACGATGAGCTGCAGGAGAAGCTGGTGTATAAGCATGCCGGGGACCACCGGCTTCAGACTGTTCTGAATATTTTAGACCGGCATGGCATTACAACGGGAAGTATGGAGCATCATAATCTTAAGGTTGAAGACACTCTCCACGAGGAATTACTTTCAGAGGATTTCCTGGAAGCGAAGCTGAAGGCTGACCGGATGCGTCTCTACGACATTCTGCAGTATGTAAAAGAAGAAGGGTGCCGCCGCGAATATATATATGGATATTTCCATATGCCGCTGGATAATTGCGGGAACTGCGATTTGTGCCTCGGGAACTGA
- a CDS encoding serine/threonine protein kinase, whose protein sequence is MNEFFYNLTPDIVLSAIERSGFEPTGHCMTLNSYENRVYDLRLEDGAHIVTKFYRPGRWSRDQIQEEHDFLFQLRDDEIPVCAPLRFSDGTTIHQADDIYYAVWPRTGGRVPDELQDRELETLGRYLARIHNNGAAKPALHRIHLTGETYGLQPLAFLEEKGFLPEHCRERYGNAVREIVDIFEKLSAGVPVQRIHGDCHLGNLLKGSEGYFFLDFDDFLTGPVVQDVWMIVPARDREGLRQRELFLEAYRQFRDFDDSWLRLIEPLRSLRYIRYAAWLAQRWEDPAFPAAFPHFGTVEYWEDETRDLEDQLDYFYGSGVDLPPGIRKAEKEEDAEKDLTNKDFFWDWEDK, encoded by the coding sequence ATGAATGAATTTTTTTACAACCTGACGCCCGATATTGTTTTAAGCGCCATAGAGAGAAGCGGGTTTGAACCTACGGGTCACTGTATGACTCTGAACAGCTATGAGAACCGTGTTTATGACCTTCGCCTGGAAGACGGGGCACACATCGTGACGAAGTTCTACCGTCCCGGCAGGTGGAGCAGGGATCAGATACAGGAGGAACATGATTTCCTTTTTCAGCTGCGTGATGACGAGATTCCCGTGTGCGCACCCCTGCGGTTCTCCGACGGGACGACAATACACCAGGCCGATGATATTTATTATGCTGTCTGGCCCCGCACCGGAGGCAGGGTCCCCGATGAACTCCAGGACCGAGAGCTGGAAACATTGGGACGGTATCTTGCCAGGATACACAACAACGGCGCGGCAAAACCGGCACTCCACAGGATACACCTGACCGGGGAAACCTATGGCCTGCAGCCCCTGGCATTTCTTGAAGAGAAGGGATTTTTGCCGGAGCACTGTCGGGAGCGATACGGGAATGCCGTGCGGGAAATTGTGGACATATTTGAAAAACTCAGCGCCGGGGTTCCCGTGCAGAGAATACATGGTGATTGCCACCTGGGAAATCTGCTCAAGGGATCTGAGGGATATTTCTTTCTGGATTTCGATGATTTTCTTACGGGACCCGTTGTGCAGGATGTATGGATGATAGTCCCGGCCCGGGACCGGGAAGGTCTTCGTCAGCGTGAACTGTTTCTTGAGGCATACCGCCAGTTTCGGGATTTCGACGATTCCTGGCTCCGCCTCATCGAGCCCCTGCGTTCACTCCGGTATATCCGTTATGCCGCATGGCTGGCACAGCGCTGGGAAGATCCGGCATTTCCCGCGGCTTTTCCCCATTTTGGCACCGTGGAATACTGGGAGGATGAAACCCGCGACCTGGAAGACCAGCTTGATTATTTTTACGGCAGCGGCGTTGATCTCCCTCCGGGAATAAGAAAGGCCGAGAAGGAGGAGGATGCGGAGAAAGACCTGACAAATAAGGATTTTTTCTGGGACTGGGAGGACAAATAA
- a CDS encoding MBL fold metallo-hydrolase, producing the protein MSDNHNRYVIRKIHAGNTDMKIKLWGVRGSIPTPLNGELIENKVRRALKLATPGDVTSDEAINTFIQTLPFSVKGTYGGNTTAVQVTTDDGDIIMIDCGSGIINLGKEMLKGPFSKGKGVASVFLTHTHWDHIQGIPFFAPFYFEGNRFNFYSPFEDLKKRLEYQHSPDHFPISLEYMPATKEFFRVAEDEEFYLNDIRVFTKRMPHPGGSYGYRIEHNGSVFVYTSDCEFNIDEIDTINQYKELFHDADLALFDTQYTFEESINKLDWGHSSASIAIDIAGGFNIKHLVLFHHDPNYSDEKLDNVLANARIYQKMNAKKTGKLKVDIAYEGLEIDI; encoded by the coding sequence ATGTCCGATAACCATAATAGATATGTTATTCGTAAAATACACGCCGGGAATACCGATATGAAGATAAAACTCTGGGGGGTCAGGGGATCCATACCAACGCCGCTGAACGGTGAGCTCATTGAAAACAAGGTACGCAGGGCGCTTAAGCTGGCCACTCCCGGGGACGTTACGTCCGATGAGGCCATTAATACATTCATCCAGACACTCCCTTTTTCCGTAAAGGGAACCTATGGCGGCAATACAACGGCAGTACAGGTTACCACCGACGATGGTGACATCATCATGATTGATTGCGGTTCCGGTATTATAAACCTGGGTAAGGAGATGCTGAAGGGACCCTTTTCAAAGGGAAAGGGTGTTGCCAGCGTGTTCCTCACCCACACGCACTGGGACCATATACAGGGTATTCCTTTTTTTGCTCCCTTTTATTTCGAAGGCAACCGGTTTAATTTCTATTCGCCCTTCGAGGACCTGAAAAAGCGGCTGGAATATCAGCATTCGCCTGATCATTTTCCCATTTCGCTGGAATATATGCCTGCTACAAAGGAATTTTTTCGGGTCGCCGAGGATGAGGAGTTTTACCTTAACGATATACGCGTCTTCACCAAGCGGATGCCCCATCCGGGAGGTTCCTACGGATACCGGATAGAGCATAATGGCAGCGTATTCGTTTATACCAGCGACTGTGAATTTAATATAGATGAGATCGACACCATCAACCAGTATAAGGAACTGTTCCACGATGCGGATCTGGCTCTTTTTGATACACAGTACACCTTCGAGGAATCGATAAACAAGCTTGACTGGGGCCATTCCTCGGCCTCCATCGCCATTGATATTGCCGGGGGCTTTAATATCAAGCACCTGGTCCTCTTTCATCATGATCCCAATTACAGCGACGAAAAGCTCGATAATGTCCTGGCCAACGCGCGCATCTATCAAAAAATGAACGCGAAAAAGACCGGCAAGCTAAAGGTCGATATCGCCTACGAGGGCCTGGAGATAGATATATAA